A genomic window from Capsicum annuum cultivar UCD-10X-F1 unplaced genomic scaffold, UCD10Xv1.1 ctg46070, whole genome shotgun sequence includes:
- the LOC124892333 gene encoding uncharacterized protein LOC124892333: MSIHEADAPNSRAAQVPDWLNSVIDIPGSSVGTVPHDEESTQKIHFSMPSILTNLMIKELYHKFFGPRVVSIGPHFHKLPHVKPMENFKRKAVRELAERVKNDVSIEQVYASVEEHLLKTRKCYSPQFEQTSDPMWCQMMFLDACFIIEFICNDNIITSGRRSWLNMKKHDRDLVRHDLLLYDNQLPFQVIDALARAFRCDEFTLHLLTRRFLQMPLLNISSAPTPTYLDYIKGVPCLQHQQGEAQAPVHLLQYYRDLWISVLFGDDAEEEDNNNNKEEEDHLAVFPPFTATELKKAGIRCICASDLSTGIRFESSILSGMLFLPKLTIDEWTVKLFSNLVAYEYACSLQNISLGILSYLNFMCMLINGEEDLKELRARGVIQINIVAGDDQLIGFLRNIAQPTESNPQAIRNVKRQISTYFRSKRFSLVVACAEMKQRYFSGPWSFLVFLAVIFTMLKKGKPNVSLYAQDPGRARSHWII, translated from the coding sequence GCTCCCAACAGTAGAGCAGCCCAAGTGCCTGACTGGTTAAATTCTGTCATTGATATACCTGGCTCTTCAGTAGGTACAGTGCCACATGATGAAGAGTCGACACAAAAAATACATTTCAGTATGCCTTCTATACTTACCAATCTTATGATAAAGGAACTTTATCACAAGTTCTTTGGTCCCCGTGTTGTTTCCATTGGTCCACACTTCCACAAATTACCTCATGTTAAACCCATGGAGAATTTCAAACGGAAAGCAGTGAGGGAATtagcagaaagagtaaaaaaCGATGTATCCATTGAACAGGTGTATGCAAGTGTAGAAGAACACTTGCTCAAAACTCGGAAATGTTACTCTCCTCAATTCGAACAAACAAGTGACCCTATGTGGTGTCAGATGATGTTCCTCGACGCCTGCTTTATTATTGAATTCATCTGCAACGACAATATAATTACTAGTGGCAGGAGGAGCTGGTTGAATATGAAGAAACATGATAGAGATTTGGTGCGTCATGACCTATTATTGTATGATAATCAATTGCCTTTCCAAGTCATAGATGCGCTAGCACGTGCATTTAGATGTGACGAGTTTACATTGCACCTTTTAACAAGAAGGTTCCTCCAAATGCCATTGTTAAACATATCTTCTGCTCCAACTCCTACGTATCTTGATTATATCAAGGGTGTCCCTTGTCTTCAACATCAGCAGGGGGAGGCTCAAGCTCCTGTACATCTTCTTCAATATTATAGAGACCTATGGATCAGTGTTTTATTTGGAGATGATGCAGAAGaagaagacaacaacaacaacaaagaagaagaagatcatctTGCGGTGTTCCCACCTTTCACAGCCACAGAGTTGAAGAAAGCAGGTATTCGATGTATCTGTGCAAGTGATCTTTCCACAGGCATCCGCTTTGAATCATCCATCTTATCAGGAATGTTATTCCTTCCAAAACTAACCATCGACGAATGGACTGTGAAACTTTTTTCTAACCTAGTTGCTTACGAATATGCGTGCAGCTTACAAAATATATCCCTTGGGATCTTATCTTACTTGAATTTCATGTGCATGTTAATAAATGGAGAGGAAGATCTTAAGGAGCTGCGAGCCAGAGGAGTAATCCAGATCAACATCGTTGCTGGTGATGATCAATTGATTGGATTCTTGAGAAACATAGCACAACCTACTGAGTCCAATCCTCAAGCTATTAGGAATGTCAAACGACAGATTTCTACTTATTTCAGAAGTAAACGCTTCTCCCTAGTAGTTGCCTGTGCTGAAATGAAGCAAAGGTACTTTAGTGGTCCTTGGAGTTTTCTTGTGTTCCTCGCTGTTATTTTCACG